In Paraburkholderia bryophila, a single genomic region encodes these proteins:
- the pstB gene encoding phosphate ABC transporter ATP-binding protein PstB: MNMAETQLNPTVRPTAPAGFDPAQSGQTQASNRPKIEINDLNFFYGKYHALKNINLAIPEGKVTAFIGPSGCGKSTLLRTLNKMYALYPEQRAEGEILMDGENLLTSKRDISLLRARIGMVFQKPTPFPMSIYDNIAFGVKMFETLPRSEMDDRVEWALTKAALWNEVKDKLGQSGYGLSGGQQQRLCIARGIAIRPEVLLLDEPCSALDPISTGRIEELIAELKSDYTVVIVTHNMQQAARCSDYTAYMYLGELIEFGDTEKIFIKPVRKETEDYITGRFG, from the coding sequence ATGAATATGGCAGAAACTCAACTCAATCCGACCGTGCGTCCGACTGCGCCCGCCGGTTTCGATCCCGCCCAAAGCGGCCAGACGCAAGCGTCGAATCGCCCGAAGATCGAGATCAACGATCTGAACTTCTTCTACGGCAAGTATCACGCGTTGAAGAACATCAACCTGGCGATTCCCGAAGGCAAGGTGACCGCGTTCATCGGCCCGTCGGGTTGCGGCAAATCGACCTTGCTGCGCACGCTGAACAAGATGTACGCGCTGTATCCGGAGCAACGCGCCGAAGGCGAGATCCTGATGGACGGCGAAAACCTGCTGACCTCCAAGCGCGACATTTCGCTGCTGCGCGCGCGGATCGGCATGGTGTTCCAGAAGCCGACGCCGTTCCCGATGTCGATCTACGACAACATCGCGTTCGGTGTGAAGATGTTCGAAACGCTGCCGCGCTCGGAAATGGACGACCGCGTCGAATGGGCGCTGACTAAAGCGGCGCTGTGGAACGAGGTGAAGGACAAGCTCGGCCAGAGCGGCTACGGCCTGTCGGGCGGTCAACAGCAGCGTCTGTGTATCGCACGCGGCATCGCGATTCGCCCTGAAGTGCTGCTGCTCGACGAACCGTGCTCCGCGCTCGACCCGATCTCGACCGGCCGTATCGAAGAACTGATCGCCGAATTGAAAAGCGATTACACGGTGGTGATTGTCACGCATAACATGCAACAGGCCGCTCGCTGTTCGGACTACACTGCCTACATGTACCTCGGTGAACTGATCGAATTCGGCGACACCGAAAAGATCTTCATCAAGCCGGTCCGCAAGGAAACCGAGGACTACATCACTGGCCGCTTCGGCTAA